The DNA sequence GGATGTCCTGCTTCACTATGACATTTGGTGCCATCTCCAACCTCACCGCTCTTTGCATCCTGGCCAGGTCCCGCATCCGATTCCGCCGCCAATCGAAAGCACCGTTCCTGCTGTTGACGGTGGCTTTGCTAGCCGCTGACCTGGGAGGTCATGTGATCCCAGGAGCCTTTGCTCTGTATTTGCACATGGATCAGCGGTATAAGCTGCAAGCCCAGAAGCCCACCACATTCTGTCAAGTCTTTGGGGCGAGTATGGTGTTTTTTGGCATATGCCCTTTGCTGTTTGGTGGTGCGATGGCAGTGGAGCGCTGCGTGGCCATCACCCAGCCATTTTTCCATGCTGCTGTGATTACAGTGACTCATGTACgacgtgttgtgttttttctgtcttctcttgCACTCATACTGGCAGTTCTACCTTTTTTTGCCATAGGGACTTACGCTACCCAGTTTCCTGGCACATGGTGTTTCTTACCCATCCATCAACCCCAATCTACACCTGACACCTATTTGGCTTTGGCATTCTCATGCCTGGGCCTCACGGCGCTCACCCTTTCCCTACTCTGCAA is a window from the Hippoglossus hippoglossus isolate fHipHip1 chromosome 8, fHipHip1.pri, whole genome shotgun sequence genome containing:
- the ptger1c gene encoding prostaglandin E receptor 1c (subtype EP1) yields the protein MDMKINSSEQLSPWLNGSTWPPIRSSSIGMSCFTMTFGAISNLTALCILARSRIRFRRQSKAPFLLLTVALLAADLGGHVIPGAFALYLHMDQRYKLQAQKPTTFCQVFGASMVFFGICPLLFGGAMAVERCVAITQPFFHAAVITVTHVRRVVFFLSSLALILAVLPFFAIGTYATQFPGTWCFLPIHQPQSTPDTYLALAFSCLGLTALTLSLLCNILSGVALLQARIKPRSTNTKSTGHCTRRPSSASTSSSFCTLDVEMMAQLAVLTVVSCVCWSPFLAHILVMQINQSPRPSDNDQYGFTLLSLRMASWNQILDPWIYILLRRAVLFRVCCFYTQRLLETANSSYADERRQTFSLQ